In a genomic window of Leifsonia xyli subsp. cynodontis DSM 46306:
- a CDS encoding DUF2746 domain-containing protein, whose protein sequence is MPDIPMGWATLIAAAVTAAGGMAAIVISIVLGARTRRAVKNIASDTREVKEQVTNSHTTNLRDESDHRHNELISEITAVISEITAVRATQDTHGERLDEVQRTQRGMQRDIGRLADADQEQTRTDHRLSERLTDIEKNNPRPHLPEGES, encoded by the coding sequence ATGCCCGACATTCCCATGGGGTGGGCGACGTTGATCGCCGCGGCCGTGACCGCGGCCGGTGGTATGGCCGCGATCGTGATCTCGATCGTGCTGGGCGCCCGCACCCGCCGCGCCGTGAAAAACATCGCATCCGACACCCGCGAGGTCAAAGAACAAGTCACGAACAGCCACACCACCAACCTCCGCGACGAATCCGACCACCGCCACAACGAACTCATCAGCGAGATCACAGCGGTCATCAGCGAGATCACAGCCGTCCGCGCAACCCAGGACACCCACGGAGAGCGCCTCGATGAGGTGCAACGCACCCAACGGGGCATGCAACGCGATATCGGCCGTCTCGCCGACGCCGACCAAGAACAAACCCGCACCGATCACCGCCTCAGCGAACGCCTCACCGACATCGAGAAGAACAACCCCCGACCACACCTCCCCGAAGGAGAATCATGA
- a CDS encoding glycoside hydrolase family 25 protein, which yields MLQQSRANVGLTVGSCYRAQVALARAAGRHVGHYFFNGNLDPVVCADFFADNLAYVAGDSLWLDIEDEASTGTRAWSPAQALAFLNQVKTRLRVVPGVYLNKSLMDAADWSAVVAAGAPLWIASYTPSPPPIRWWPDWTVWQYTSTPIDRNKAQTSLTTAFTTPTPLEEDMKIQLIKTGDASGAIGTLNPDGTLDWLTADEFQALTRTGLIEPVHAEGDGTVWGILASRTARLRAQQGGDPVALAKSVSALLVPAVLAGIQANSGLSLTPEQVQAACETAIKDVFAHAST from the coding sequence GTGCTCCAACAAAGCCGCGCCAATGTTGGACTCACCGTCGGGTCCTGCTACCGGGCACAGGTCGCGCTCGCGCGGGCCGCGGGGAGGCATGTCGGGCATTACTTCTTCAACGGGAACCTCGACCCAGTGGTGTGCGCGGACTTCTTCGCCGACAACCTCGCCTACGTCGCCGGGGATTCGCTGTGGCTCGATATCGAGGACGAGGCATCCACAGGCACCCGGGCGTGGAGCCCCGCGCAGGCGCTCGCCTTCCTGAACCAGGTGAAGACCCGTCTCAGGGTGGTCCCGGGCGTGTATCTGAACAAGTCGCTCATGGACGCCGCCGACTGGTCCGCCGTCGTGGCGGCCGGCGCGCCCTTGTGGATCGCCTCCTACACCCCGTCCCCACCACCCATCCGGTGGTGGCCTGACTGGACGGTATGGCAGTACACGTCCACCCCCATCGACCGTAACAAAGCCCAAACGTCGCTGACCACAGCGTTCACAACCCCAACCCCTCTGGAGGAGGACATGAAAATCCAGCTGATCAAAACGGGCGACGCCTCCGGCGCGATCGGCACGTTGAACCCGGACGGGACCCTCGACTGGCTGACCGCGGACGAGTTCCAAGCCCTGACCCGCACCGGCCTCATCGAGCCCGTCCACGCGGAAGGCGACGGGACGGTATGGGGCATCCTCGCATCCCGCACCGCACGCCTCCGCGCACAACAGGGCGGCGACCCCGTGGCCCTCGCGAAGTCCGTGTCCGCCCTTCTCGTCCCGGCCGTGCTGGCCGGCATCCAGGCCAACAGTGGCCTCTCCCTCACCCCTGAACAAGTCCAGGCCGCGTGCGAGACCGCGATCAAGGACGTGTTCGCCCACGCATCCACCTAG
- a CDS encoding phage tail family protein, translating to MTLTDALSALRGVLSPQATAGPLWVKLPGMVAQGIPAKVAKRSFPLGLEWYAGSASGAVQFRCPDPAWQSPPRILQLAASGASASGMTFPLFQAVPTVLDFGVTDLSSGAVTLTNAGNTPAFPYVVVTGPVSGFSIVIDGNTVTYTDTVPAGQTLTIDYRTGYATLTGGVDRTTRLSSRQFSAVTSTSSVFFSAAAGVAAITIADLWR from the coding sequence GTGACCCTCACGGACGCATTGTCGGCGCTGCGGGGCGTGCTTTCGCCGCAGGCGACGGCGGGGCCGTTGTGGGTGAAACTGCCCGGCATGGTCGCGCAGGGCATCCCTGCGAAGGTCGCCAAGCGTTCATTCCCTCTCGGCCTGGAATGGTATGCCGGATCGGCCAGCGGTGCGGTGCAGTTCCGATGCCCGGACCCCGCCTGGCAGTCGCCTCCCCGCATCCTGCAACTCGCGGCGTCGGGTGCGAGCGCGTCCGGTATGACGTTCCCGCTGTTCCAGGCGGTGCCCACCGTCCTCGACTTCGGTGTGACGGACCTCTCCTCGGGGGCGGTCACGCTCACGAACGCGGGGAACACCCCCGCGTTCCCGTATGTGGTGGTGACTGGTCCGGTGTCGGGGTTCTCGATCGTCATCGACGGGAACACGGTCACCTACACGGACACGGTGCCCGCCGGCCAAACGTTGACCATCGACTACAGAACCGGTTACGCGACCCTCACCGGCGGTGTCGACCGGACCACCAGGCTGAGCTCGCGCCAGTTCTCCGCGGTCACGTCCACCAGTTCTGTCTTCTTCTCCGCCGCGGCTGGTGTCGCGGCGATCACCATCGCCGACCTCTGGAGGTAA
- a CDS encoding phage tail tape measure protein — protein MSTNVLEFLIVGKEQVSEAMEKVESKLEGVHGKLDKLKVAGGLALAGAAMAATDFASKSVEAYEEAQKSQPELQEAYKKFPAIADVSIEKLQELNDTIQEKTGYDHNELATAQSKLAMYGVTGKQLEELTPLVADYASKTGTDTVSAAESLGKALLGKGRALAQVGIAFKDTGTKAGNYAEVVEGLKGKVEGAAETMGGTAAGKAKILAAGFKDIQEKVGQGLMPALEHVTDAGVKVVNWLNKTPGAMNAVLIAIGLITAAVVVYTIAQVAANTAIWASPVTWIIAGIVALIAVVVLLATHWSQVTGFISTVWNGFIGWITGSISGFGKWIGDVWSGIWNGALGIVKNVWNGIADWIAGGINNVIHLINGITGAVNSVGGAVGIHIGKIPDVHLPHLATGGYVQQGGLAVVGEQGPELMYVPTAAQVFPNGTQPSAGGMHIGTFIAQANQSPAEIANELGWMLRWAT, from the coding sequence GTGTCGACGAATGTTCTTGAGTTCCTCATCGTCGGTAAGGAGCAGGTTTCCGAGGCGATGGAGAAGGTCGAGTCGAAGCTGGAGGGTGTCCACGGCAAACTCGACAAGTTGAAGGTCGCCGGCGGCCTCGCCCTCGCTGGCGCGGCCATGGCGGCGACGGATTTCGCGTCGAAGTCGGTGGAGGCGTATGAGGAGGCGCAGAAGAGCCAGCCTGAGCTGCAGGAGGCGTACAAGAAGTTCCCCGCGATCGCCGACGTGTCGATCGAGAAGCTGCAGGAACTCAACGACACGATCCAGGAGAAGACCGGATACGATCACAATGAACTCGCGACGGCGCAATCGAAATTGGCCATGTATGGGGTAACGGGGAAACAGCTTGAAGAGTTGACGCCGCTGGTCGCGGACTATGCCTCCAAGACCGGAACCGACACGGTGTCCGCCGCGGAATCGCTGGGCAAGGCGCTGCTGGGCAAAGGGCGGGCGCTCGCGCAGGTCGGCATCGCCTTCAAGGACACAGGGACCAAAGCGGGCAACTATGCTGAGGTCGTTGAGGGGCTCAAAGGCAAGGTCGAGGGCGCCGCCGAGACGATGGGCGGCACCGCCGCCGGGAAGGCGAAGATCCTCGCCGCCGGGTTCAAGGACATTCAGGAGAAGGTTGGGCAGGGGCTTATGCCCGCGCTCGAACACGTGACCGACGCCGGCGTGAAAGTCGTCAACTGGTTGAACAAGACCCCCGGCGCCATGAACGCGGTTCTGATTGCCATCGGTTTGATCACCGCGGCCGTCGTCGTCTATACGATCGCGCAGGTCGCCGCGAACACCGCCATCTGGGCATCCCCTGTCACCTGGATCATCGCCGGCATCGTCGCCCTGATCGCGGTTGTTGTTCTGCTTGCCACCCATTGGAGCCAGGTCACTGGTTTCATCTCGACGGTGTGGAATGGCTTCATCGGCTGGATCACCGGCAGCATCTCCGGTTTCGGCAAGTGGATCGGGGATGTCTGGTCGGGTATTTGGAACGGTGCGCTCGGGATTGTGAAGAATGTGTGGAATGGCATCGCCGATTGGATCGCCGGCGGTATCAACAATGTCATTCATCTGATCAACGGGATCACCGGTGCGGTGAACTCGGTTGGCGGGGCAGTCGGTATCCATATCGGGAAGATCCCCGACGTTCACCTTCCGCACCTCGCGACCGGCGGATATGTGCAGCAGGGTGGTCTCGCCGTCGTGGGTGAGCAGGGTCCCGAGCTTATGTACGTCCCGACTGCTGCGCAGGTGTTCCCGAATGGCACCCAACCGTCCGCCGGCGGCATGCATATTGGCACGTTCATCGCGCAGGCGAACCAGTCGCCGGCGGAGATCGCGAACGAACTGGGGTGGATGCTGCGATGGGCTACCTGA
- a CDS encoding phage tail tube protein yields the protein MMSTGTGLAGQVGIAPEGTYGTFQTPTRFLPISKAQLTKVKNTIGQSWLGAGRLMDLGAGRVVTTRGGKGTFDLDVTNRGMGLLLQALMGTTVTPIQVGSTAAYTQTHALADTVDKSLTVQAGIPDATGTVRPYTFLGAKVTDATFTFEPGKEVTSTFTLDTQDVIESQTLAAASYVTTMRPFVGTDTSVKVGMFGSEVAVSGVKKVTIKIERPQNAARYYLGGQGLKAQPLLNAMTKITGTIEADFIDKTIWADRFASDAPFSLVLEADGLQIGASGNFDTFRITLPQCFLDGDTPTLQGPDVVSGSFPFTALFDGANLPTIFTQSADTTL from the coding sequence ATGATGAGCACCGGAACCGGACTTGCGGGGCAGGTCGGTATCGCCCCCGAAGGCACGTACGGCACCTTTCAGACGCCGACCAGGTTCCTTCCCATCTCGAAGGCGCAGCTGACGAAGGTGAAGAACACGATCGGGCAGTCCTGGCTGGGCGCTGGCCGGTTGATGGACCTCGGCGCGGGCCGTGTCGTCACCACCCGCGGCGGTAAGGGCACCTTCGACCTCGATGTCACCAACCGGGGCATGGGATTACTGCTGCAGGCACTGATGGGAACCACCGTCACCCCGATTCAGGTCGGCTCGACTGCGGCGTACACGCAGACGCATGCCCTCGCGGACACGGTGGACAAATCCCTGACCGTGCAGGCGGGCATCCCGGATGCGACCGGGACGGTGCGCCCGTACACCTTCCTCGGCGCGAAAGTCACCGACGCCACGTTCACGTTCGAGCCCGGCAAAGAAGTCACCTCCACCTTCACTCTCGACACACAAGATGTCATCGAGAGCCAGACCCTCGCCGCGGCGTCGTACGTCACCACCATGCGCCCGTTCGTCGGCACCGACACCAGTGTCAAGGTCGGTATGTTCGGGTCCGAGGTGGCCGTGTCCGGTGTGAAGAAGGTCACGATCAAGATCGAGCGCCCCCAGAATGCCGCCCGCTACTATCTCGGCGGCCAGGGGTTGAAGGCGCAGCCACTGTTGAACGCGATGACAAAGATCACCGGCACCATCGAAGCGGACTTCATCGACAAGACGATCTGGGCGGACCGGTTCGCGTCCGACGCGCCGTTCTCCTTGGTACTTGAGGCAGACGGGCTGCAGATCGGCGCCTCGGGCAACTTCGACACGTTCCGCATCACGCTGCCGCAGTGCTTCCTCGATGGGGACACGCCGACGCTGCAAGGGCCGGATGTGGTGTCCGGGTCGTTCCCGTTCACCGCCCTGTTCGACGGCGCCAACCTGCCGACGATCTTCACCCAGTCCGCCGACACCACCCTGTAG
- a CDS encoding GH25 family lysozyme, whose product MRGDDVSGWQTDVNWSDAASKGARFVYIKATEDDDYVSSQYEKQWKGAQNAGFYRGSYHFGRPFWSDGTSQAKHFMNTIHNWEPTQRILPPMLDLEHRCDDLTKPWAIKKCKAMTPADIVKWIHDFVSVVEKRTGGVKPVIYTNPSWWKEYTGNTTDFASYPLFIANWVSDVSDGPGALPGGWKHWTLWQHWDNTSPYAGPGGLLPGDQDFFHGTKLALKRFSNNVH is encoded by the coding sequence GTGCGTGGCGATGATGTGAGCGGCTGGCAGACCGACGTCAACTGGAGCGATGCGGCGTCGAAGGGTGCCCGTTTCGTTTACATCAAAGCGACCGAGGACGACGACTACGTGAGCTCCCAGTACGAGAAGCAGTGGAAGGGAGCCCAAAATGCCGGGTTTTATCGCGGGTCGTACCACTTCGGACGGCCGTTCTGGTCGGACGGCACTTCGCAGGCGAAGCACTTTATGAACACCATCCACAACTGGGAGCCCACTCAGCGTATCCTGCCTCCCATGCTTGACCTGGAGCACCGTTGCGACGACCTGACGAAGCCGTGGGCAATCAAGAAATGTAAGGCGATGACCCCGGCGGACATCGTCAAGTGGATACACGATTTTGTCTCCGTGGTGGAGAAGAGGACGGGTGGTGTGAAGCCGGTCATCTACACCAACCCGTCCTGGTGGAAGGAGTACACTGGCAACACCACGGACTTCGCCTCCTACCCGCTGTTCATCGCCAACTGGGTCTCGGACGTATCGGACGGCCCCGGCGCATTGCCCGGTGGGTGGAAACACTGGACGCTGTGGCAGCACTGGGACAACACGAGCCCCTACGCGGGCCCAGGCGGCCTCCTGCCCGGGGACCAGGACTTCTTCCACGGCACCAAGCTGGCGCTCAAGCGATTCTCCAATAACGTTCATTAG
- a CDS encoding site-specific integrase, with translation MAGTITSYDTVAGRRYRVRYRKPDKSQTDKRGFRTKKEAELFLASVTVSKATGDYIDPALARVTVADLAETWLAGKRPPTLKPSSFKPLLTSWNVHVEPTWGHREIRSILPSEVQGWVTRLGQPVISGGGDKSATVVLRALGVLAGILDMAIADRRISRNPARSLTNLPRKSRKVGRAYLTHDQLQTLAEKSAHPALVLTLGYCGLCWGEATALRVRNVNQLRRRLHIEENAVLVGSDIHVGTPKTWEQRSVPFPAFLSPMLAELCQGKGPNDLVFGKGRTHMKRGDYITGWFATAVRRVQSLDETMPRVTPHDLRHTAASFAVSAGANVKAVQKMLGHASASMTLDTYTDLFDDDLDSVSNRMEKAVRLASVGKTWAKRLA, from the coding sequence GTGGCGGGCACCATCACCTCCTACGATACGGTGGCGGGCAGGCGTTACCGTGTGCGGTATCGGAAGCCCGACAAGTCGCAGACCGACAAACGCGGCTTCCGCACGAAAAAGGAGGCCGAGCTGTTCCTTGCCTCGGTCACCGTCTCCAAAGCCACAGGCGACTACATTGACCCGGCGCTGGCTCGAGTCACGGTCGCGGATCTCGCTGAGACGTGGCTGGCTGGGAAGCGACCGCCGACACTGAAGCCGTCATCCTTCAAGCCTCTCCTCACGTCGTGGAACGTCCATGTAGAGCCGACGTGGGGACACCGCGAGATCCGCTCGATTCTCCCTTCGGAGGTTCAGGGATGGGTCACACGGCTCGGTCAGCCCGTCATCTCCGGTGGTGGAGATAAGTCCGCCACGGTTGTGCTGCGCGCACTCGGAGTGCTGGCCGGCATTCTCGATATGGCCATCGCCGACCGCCGCATCTCTCGGAACCCGGCCAGGTCTCTCACGAACCTTCCACGGAAGTCCCGGAAGGTCGGCCGCGCCTACCTCACCCACGACCAGTTGCAGACCCTTGCCGAGAAGTCCGCCCATCCGGCGCTCGTGCTCACGCTCGGCTATTGTGGCCTCTGCTGGGGCGAAGCGACCGCTCTTCGGGTCCGTAACGTCAACCAGCTACGTCGCCGCCTACACATCGAGGAGAATGCTGTGCTCGTCGGCTCGGATATCCACGTAGGCACTCCGAAGACGTGGGAGCAGCGCTCCGTCCCGTTTCCGGCCTTCCTCTCGCCCATGCTCGCTGAACTCTGTCAGGGCAAGGGGCCAAATGATCTCGTCTTCGGAAAGGGGCGCACCCACATGAAGCGCGGGGACTATATTACTGGCTGGTTCGCGACGGCCGTGAGACGTGTTCAAAGCCTCGATGAGACGATGCCGCGGGTCACCCCTCACGATCTGCGGCACACAGCCGCATCCTTCGCCGTCAGCGCCGGAGCGAACGTGAAAGCGGTCCAAAAGATGCTTGGCCACGCATCCGCGTCGATGACACTGGACACCTACACGGACCTCTTCGACGACGACCTCGACTCAGTATCGAACCGGATGGAGAAGGCAGTGCGTCTAGCGAGTGTGGGCAAAACGTGGGCAAAGCGCCTCGCTTAG
- the fmt gene encoding methionyl-tRNA formyltransferase — MRLVFAGTPAAAVPSLTALAARFEVAAAITREDAPLGRKRILTPSPVAVAAEELGLPVIHANRLREEATERVRALRPDLGVVVAYGGLVREPLLSLPRRGWVNLHFSLLPRWRGAAPVQHALIAGDRETGAAVFQLVPELDAGDVFGELRRPIRPDETAGELLEDLARSGARLLADTVAALADGTAVATPQSGEPVPAPKLGIADAKLDLTRPADEVYARFRGVTPEPGAWALLDGERFKIHSVRPTAAGVLPPGAVLADGRRILAGTGSRPLELVTVQPAGKRVMAAADWWRGAGGEAALS; from the coding sequence ATGCGCCTCGTCTTCGCCGGCACACCCGCCGCCGCCGTCCCCTCCCTGACCGCTCTCGCCGCCCGCTTCGAGGTCGCGGCCGCGATCACCCGGGAGGACGCTCCGCTCGGACGCAAGCGCATCCTGACCCCCTCTCCGGTCGCTGTCGCGGCCGAGGAGTTGGGACTTCCGGTGATCCACGCCAACCGGCTCCGCGAGGAGGCGACCGAGCGGGTCCGCGCGCTGCGGCCCGATCTCGGCGTCGTGGTCGCCTACGGCGGGCTTGTCCGCGAGCCCCTTCTCTCGCTGCCGCGCCGGGGCTGGGTGAACCTGCACTTCTCGCTGCTGCCGCGCTGGCGCGGTGCCGCTCCGGTGCAGCACGCGCTGATCGCGGGCGATCGCGAGACCGGGGCGGCGGTCTTCCAGCTGGTTCCCGAACTGGATGCCGGCGATGTGTTCGGCGAACTGCGCCGTCCCATCCGCCCCGACGAGACGGCGGGCGAGCTGCTCGAGGATCTCGCGCGCTCGGGCGCCCGGCTGCTGGCTGACACCGTCGCCGCGCTGGCGGATGGCACCGCCGTGGCGACCCCGCAGTCCGGAGAGCCTGTTCCGGCGCCCAAACTCGGGATCGCGGACGCGAAGCTCGATCTCACGCGCCCGGCCGATGAGGTCTATGCGCGTTTCCGCGGGGTGACCCCGGAACCGGGCGCGTGGGCTCTGCTCGACGGCGAGCGGTTCAAGATCCACTCGGTGCGCCCGACGGCCGCCGGTGTGCTCCCGCCCGGAGCGGTCCTGGCCGACGGCAGACGCATCCTGGCCGGCACCGGGAGCCGCCCGCTCGAACTCGTGACCGTGCAGCCCGCCGGCAAACGAGTCATGGCTGCCGCCGACTGGTGGCGGGGCGCCGGGGGAGAGGCGGCGCTCTCGTGA
- a CDS encoding RsmB/NOP family class I SAM-dependent RNA methyltransferase codes for MSGGSSSAQRSHAQPARRVALDVILAVRESDAYANLLLPGRIARAGLSAADAALATELTYGTLRMQGYYDRVIARAAGRPVERIDPPVLDVLRLGAHQLLSTRVAPHAAVNESVALARQVGSRSATGFVNGVLREIGRHAPAQWRRLVLAGAKSEDDRLAASTSHPVWIVRALRRALEAEGRGDELEALLDADNAAPRVNLIALPGLADAPGDARPDRFSPPGFTTGGGDPQRLVAETGGRVRVQDEGSQLAALALTRSRPIAPGERWLDLCAGPGGKAALLAAEALAGGATLVANELVPARAELVRRALAAVPLDVPVWERDGLTIGETEPAAFDRILLDAPCTGLGALRRRPEARWRKTPRDVAQLADLQAGLLDSAVAALKPGGLLAYVTCSPHIAETRSVVTDALRRHEGALRPARTAEAVQAFAREPLDLAGDPALVQLWPHRQLTDAMFIALLTKAEAG; via the coding sequence GTGAGCGGCGGCTCCTCCTCCGCCCAGCGCTCGCACGCCCAGCCCGCGCGCCGGGTCGCGCTCGACGTCATCCTCGCCGTCCGCGAGTCGGACGCCTACGCGAACCTGCTTCTCCCCGGGCGCATCGCCCGCGCCGGGCTCTCGGCCGCCGACGCGGCGCTGGCGACCGAGCTGACCTACGGGACGTTGCGCATGCAGGGATACTACGACCGGGTGATCGCTCGGGCGGCGGGCCGTCCGGTCGAGCGCATCGACCCGCCGGTCCTCGATGTCCTCCGTCTCGGCGCGCACCAGCTGCTCTCGACCCGCGTCGCTCCGCACGCGGCCGTCAACGAGTCCGTCGCGCTGGCCCGGCAGGTCGGCAGCCGCAGCGCCACCGGCTTTGTCAACGGTGTCCTCCGCGAGATCGGCCGGCACGCCCCCGCGCAGTGGCGGCGGCTCGTCCTCGCTGGTGCGAAGAGCGAGGACGATCGGCTTGCCGCTTCCACCTCGCATCCTGTCTGGATCGTCCGCGCGCTGCGTCGTGCGCTGGAGGCCGAGGGCCGCGGCGACGAGCTCGAAGCGCTGCTCGATGCCGACAACGCGGCGCCGCGCGTCAACCTGATCGCACTCCCCGGACTCGCGGACGCTCCCGGGGACGCCCGGCCCGACCGCTTCTCCCCGCCCGGTTTCACGACCGGCGGCGGCGATCCGCAGCGGCTCGTGGCCGAGACCGGGGGCCGCGTCCGCGTGCAGGACGAGGGCTCCCAGCTCGCCGCGCTCGCCCTCACCCGCTCGCGCCCGATCGCGCCGGGGGAGCGCTGGCTCGACCTCTGCGCCGGGCCGGGGGGCAAGGCGGCGCTGCTCGCCGCCGAAGCCCTGGCCGGCGGCGCCACCCTTGTCGCCAACGAACTGGTCCCGGCGCGGGCGGAGCTGGTGCGCCGCGCTCTCGCCGCTGTGCCGCTCGATGTCCCGGTCTGGGAGCGCGACGGCCTTACGATCGGTGAGACGGAGCCCGCGGCATTCGACCGCATCCTCCTCGACGCCCCCTGCACCGGTCTCGGCGCCCTTCGCCGCCGCCCCGAAGCGCGCTGGCGGAAGACCCCGCGCGATGTGGCCCAGCTAGCGGATCTGCAGGCTGGTCTCCTCGATTCGGCGGTTGCCGCGCTCAAACCGGGCGGGCTGCTGGCTTATGTCACCTGCTCGCCGCACATCGCCGAGACCCGCAGCGTCGTCACGGACGCGCTGCGCCGCCACGAGGGGGCGCTGCGGCCGGCGCGCACGGCGGAAGCGGTGCAGGCGTTCGCGAGGGAGCCGCTCGACCTCGCCGGGGACCCCGCTCTCGTGCAGCTGTGGCCGCACCGGCAGCTGACGGACGCGATGTTCATCGCGCTGCTGACGAAGGCGGAAGCGGGCTGA
- the rpe gene encoding ribulose-phosphate 3-epimerase, which translates to MAARINPSILAADFVNLERDLGRIASADLVHVDVMDSHFVPNLTFGPQMVGRIQEVSSIPLDVHLMIDDPDRWAPGYAELGAHSVTFHAEAAADPVALARRLRALGARAGIALKPGTAVDGYLDRLPEFDQVLVMTVEPGFGGQPFMPETMPKLRRLRETVEARGLEVWLEVDGGITEETIAVAAEAGADTFVAGSSVFRGEPAERIEALRAAVRGHSTL; encoded by the coding sequence ATGGCAGCGCGTATCAACCCGAGCATCCTGGCGGCGGATTTCGTGAACCTGGAGCGCGACCTCGGCCGCATCGCGTCGGCCGATCTTGTCCATGTCGATGTGATGGACAGCCATTTCGTGCCGAACCTGACCTTCGGCCCGCAGATGGTGGGGCGCATCCAGGAGGTCAGCAGCATCCCCCTCGACGTGCATCTGATGATCGACGACCCCGATCGCTGGGCGCCCGGCTATGCGGAGCTCGGAGCCCACTCGGTCACCTTCCACGCGGAGGCGGCGGCCGACCCGGTCGCGCTCGCGCGGCGGCTACGGGCCCTCGGCGCCCGCGCCGGCATCGCGCTCAAGCCTGGCACCGCGGTCGATGGCTATCTGGATCGTCTGCCCGAGTTCGACCAGGTGCTGGTCATGACGGTGGAGCCCGGCTTCGGCGGGCAGCCGTTCATGCCGGAGACGATGCCGAAGCTGCGCCGTTTGCGGGAGACCGTGGAAGCCCGCGGGTTGGAGGTGTGGCTCGAAGTCGACGGCGGCATCACCGAGGAGACGATCGCTGTCGCCGCCGAAGCCGGCGCGGACACCTTCGTCGCCGGCTCCTCGGTCTTCCGCGGGGAGCCCGCGGAGCGGATCGAAGCGCTGCGCGCGGCCGTGCGCGGGCACAGTACGCTGTAA
- a CDS encoding phosphoribosyl-ATP diphosphatase gives MKTFDDLFAELSEKAATRPEGSGTVRELDAGVHAIGKKIVEEAAEVWMAAEHESDEAFAEEAAQLLYHLQVMMLAKGLTLADVYRHL, from the coding sequence GTGAAAACCTTCGACGACCTCTTCGCCGAACTCAGCGAGAAGGCCGCGACCCGACCGGAGGGCTCCGGGACGGTGCGCGAGCTGGACGCGGGTGTGCATGCCATCGGAAAGAAGATCGTGGAGGAGGCAGCCGAGGTATGGATGGCCGCCGAGCATGAGAGCGACGAGGCTTTCGCCGAGGAGGCTGCGCAGCTGCTCTACCACCTGCAGGTGATGATGCTCGCGAAGGGACTGACCCTGGCCGATGTGTACCGACATCTGTGA
- the hisG gene encoding ATP phosphoribosyltransferase, translated as MLKIAVPNKGSLSETAAQMLHEAGYAGRRDPKELIVSDARNGVEFFYLRPRDIATYVGSGALDVGITGRDLLLDSGSAAAEIAALGFAASTFRFAGPSGQYAALAALDGKRVATSYPGLVGQFLAGEGVDAALIKLDGAVESAVRLGVADAVADVVETGSTLRKQGLEIFGPVILESEAVLISSPSPAAGAGTLLRRLQGVMVARQYVLVDYNLPVSLLEEAVALTPGVESPTVSPLGEPDWVAVRVMIRSDQTNQVMDALYELGARAILVTSIHAARI; from the coding sequence ATGCTCAAGATCGCTGTCCCCAACAAGGGGTCCCTCTCCGAGACCGCGGCGCAGATGCTGCACGAGGCCGGCTATGCCGGTCGCCGCGACCCCAAGGAGCTGATCGTCTCCGACGCCCGTAACGGCGTCGAGTTCTTCTACCTGCGCCCCCGCGACATCGCCACCTACGTCGGCTCGGGGGCCTTGGACGTCGGCATCACAGGGCGGGACCTCCTGCTCGACTCCGGCTCGGCGGCCGCGGAGATCGCCGCGCTCGGCTTCGCCGCTTCCACCTTCCGCTTCGCCGGGCCGTCCGGGCAGTACGCCGCCCTCGCCGCCCTCGACGGCAAGCGCGTGGCCACAAGCTATCCCGGTCTTGTGGGGCAGTTCCTCGCGGGCGAAGGCGTCGACGCCGCCCTCATCAAGCTGGACGGCGCCGTCGAGTCCGCGGTCCGCCTCGGTGTCGCCGACGCCGTCGCCGACGTGGTCGAGACCGGCTCAACGCTGCGCAAGCAGGGGCTGGAGATCTTCGGCCCGGTGATCCTGGAGTCGGAGGCCGTGCTCATCTCCTCGCCCTCGCCGGCGGCGGGAGCCGGAACGCTGCTGCGCCGCCTGCAGGGGGTGATGGTCGCACGCCAGTACGTGCTGGTGGACTACAACCTCCCGGTCTCTCTGCTGGAGGAGGCCGTCGCGCTCACGCCGGGGGTGGAGTCGCCGACGGTCTCGCCGCTGGGGGAGCCGGACTGGGTGGCCGTCCGCGTCATGATCAGAAGCGATCAGACCAATCAGGTCATGGATGCGCTCTACGAGCTCGGCGCGCGCGCCATCCTCGTCACCTCCATTCACGCCGCGAGGATCTGA